A portion of the Halopelagius inordinatus genome contains these proteins:
- the fba gene encoding class II fructose-bisphosphate aldolase, whose product MSFYGGDELANVYDAALEEGFGLVASNVAEPNVMMGLLEGAERAESDILLQMSGGACSFAGNGDPVAGLRAMGNYIEVMADRHDVGVFLNMDHQTDMEFIETQMELDIPSSIMIDASHEAFEDNVERSRRVVEMVDETGADVLVEAELGQIKGVEDEIESEEAFYTDPEQAVEFVDRTGCDLLAISVGTQHGVAKGKDLELRPDLAADIREALRDHGLDTPLVLHGSSGVQPDQLQQMLQHGICKVNKDTRYQYEYTRTAYDLYRENPEAIVPPEGVEDDRDTFFNDTEWSPNKDVFDPRVVGRDIRSRIADVHAELADVSGSAGQSLYD is encoded by the coding sequence TTGTCGTTCTACGGCGGAGATGAACTCGCGAACGTGTACGACGCGGCCTTAGAAGAGGGGTTCGGCCTCGTCGCCAGTAACGTGGCCGAACCGAACGTCATGATGGGGCTCTTGGAGGGCGCAGAACGCGCGGAGTCGGACATCCTCCTCCAGATGAGCGGTGGTGCGTGTTCGTTCGCCGGGAACGGTGACCCGGTGGCCGGACTCCGGGCCATGGGCAACTACATCGAGGTGATGGCCGACCGCCACGACGTCGGCGTCTTCCTCAACATGGACCACCAGACGGATATGGAGTTCATCGAGACGCAGATGGAACTCGATATCCCCTCCTCGATAATGATAGACGCCTCTCACGAGGCGTTCGAGGACAACGTCGAACGGAGTCGTCGCGTCGTCGAGATGGTCGACGAGACGGGTGCGGACGTTCTCGTCGAAGCGGAACTCGGCCAGATAAAGGGCGTCGAGGACGAAATCGAGTCCGAGGAGGCGTTCTACACGGACCCAGAACAGGCCGTGGAGTTCGTCGACCGAACCGGCTGTGACCTGTTGGCCATCTCGGTCGGGACCCAACACGGCGTCGCGAAGGGAAAGGACCTCGAACTCCGTCCTGACCTCGCCGCGGACATCCGAGAGGCCCTGCGGGACCACGGACTCGACACGCCCCTCGTTCTGCACGGGTCGTCGGGCGTCCAACCGGACCAACTCCAGCAGATGCTCCAACACGGCATCTGCAAGGTGAACAAAGACACCCGGTACCAGTACGAGTACACGCGGACGGCGTACGACCTCTACCGCGAGAACCCCGAGGCCATCGTGCCCCCGGAGGGCGTCGAAGACGACAGAGACACGTTCTTCAACGACACCGAGTGGTCGCCGAACAAAGACGTGTTCGACCCCCGCGTCGTCGGGCGAGATATCCGCTCTCGAATCGCGGACGTTCACGCCGAACTCGCGGACGTCTCCGGAAGCGCCGGTCAGAGTCTGTACGACTGA
- a CDS encoding globin-coupled sensor protein, with translation MADNAPSVDAAIRGSVDGEGLLEELGVDSDEIQWRKEFNQFTDADARRLAEMDHLFESVSADLSETFYDHLTDHADAVDIIDSSTKGLDVLRRDQANYVESLGRGEYDREYFARRARIGKIHDYLDVGPTFYLGAYNVYYEGLISAIGEEVKREFGGPSDTSPTGVLGRLGLDGGDAAGENVADAVDAVVERALSILKLLSMDQQVAMETYIHSYSEQARTQAARRRELAADVERDVSAPVDELIDSSEVVSDRAESIRDIANEQATDMETVSEEVSQMSATVEEVAATAEEVERTSSEAAELAAEGESAADQAIDVMEEVSDSAVEASDDVRRLRRQIDEIDEVIETINDIAEQTNLLALNASIEAARAGDAGEGFAVVANEVKSLAEESQARAAEVEETVNSVQTEADETVESLSQTTEKLHEGIDRGEDAMSSLGEIVDAVERTTDGIAEVAEATDNQAVSAEQVSSMVEVARERANETADAVDDVAEASHDQTSKVRAISDATGRLVEDDDSPAPDGVSADASPPGPVDVGTDGGTEMPPGVAERVRDADD, from the coding sequence ATGGCAGACAACGCGCCCTCGGTCGACGCGGCGATTCGGGGATCCGTCGACGGCGAGGGCCTCCTCGAGGAACTCGGCGTCGACAGCGACGAGATTCAGTGGCGAAAGGAGTTCAATCAGTTCACGGACGCGGACGCGCGGCGCCTCGCGGAGATGGACCACCTCTTCGAGTCGGTGTCTGCGGACCTCTCCGAGACGTTCTACGACCACCTGACCGACCACGCCGACGCCGTCGACATCATCGACAGTTCGACGAAGGGACTCGACGTGCTCAGACGGGACCAAGCGAACTACGTCGAGAGCCTCGGGCGCGGCGAGTACGACAGGGAGTACTTCGCGCGGCGGGCCCGTATCGGAAAGATTCACGACTACCTCGACGTGGGCCCGACGTTCTACCTCGGCGCGTACAACGTCTACTACGAGGGCCTCATCTCGGCCATCGGCGAGGAGGTCAAACGGGAGTTCGGCGGGCCGTCCGATACGTCGCCCACCGGCGTTCTCGGCCGCCTCGGCCTCGACGGCGGCGACGCCGCGGGTGAGAACGTCGCGGACGCCGTCGACGCCGTGGTCGAACGAGCGCTCTCGATTCTGAAACTCCTCTCGATGGACCAGCAGGTCGCCATGGAGACGTACATCCACTCCTACAGCGAACAGGCCCGCACGCAAGCGGCCCGCCGACGGGAACTCGCCGCCGACGTCGAACGGGACGTCAGCGCGCCCGTAGACGAACTCATAGACTCTTCTGAGGTCGTCTCAGACCGCGCAGAGAGCATCCGCGACATCGCGAACGAACAGGCCACGGACATGGAGACCGTCTCCGAGGAAGTGTCGCAGATGAGCGCCACCGTCGAGGAAGTCGCGGCGACGGCGGAGGAAGTCGAACGGACGAGTTCCGAGGCGGCCGAACTGGCGGCCGAGGGCGAATCCGCGGCCGACCAAGCCATCGACGTCATGGAGGAGGTGTCCGACTCCGCCGTCGAGGCGTCCGACGACGTTCGCCGCCTCCGACGCCAGATAGACGAGATAGACGAGGTCATAGAGACCATAAACGACATCGCCGAACAGACGAACCTGCTCGCTCTCAACGCCTCCATCGAGGCGGCGCGGGCGGGCGATGCGGGGGAGGGCTTCGCCGTCGTCGCAAACGAGGTCAAGTCGTTGGCCGAGGAGTCGCAAGCCCGCGCGGCCGAAGTCGAAGAGACCGTAAACAGCGTTCAGACGGAGGCGGACGAGACCGTCGAGAGTCTCTCGCAGACCACGGAGAAACTCCACGAGGGAATCGACCGCGGCGAGGACGCGATGAGCAGTCTCGGCGAGATTGTCGACGCGGTCGAGCGAACGACGGACGGTATCGCCGAAGTCGCCGAGGCGACGGACAACCAAGCGGTCAGCGCCGAACAGGTCTCCTCGATGGTCGAAGTCGCCCGCGAACGCGCGAACGAGACGGCGGACGCGGTGGACGACGTCGCCGAGGCCAGCCACGACCAGACCTCGAAGGTGCGCGCAATCAGCGATGCGACCGGCCGCCTCGTGGAAGACGACGATTCGCCCGCCCCGGACGGCGTCTCCGCGGACGCCTCGCCGCCCGGACCCGTCGACGTCGGCACCGACGGCGGAACCGAGATGCCTCCGGGGGTCGCCGAGAGAGTTCGCGACGCCGACGACTGA
- a CDS encoding beta-class carbonic anhydrase — protein sequence MSADESDREGNVHERVDAAADERDDWARRRRKGIPTDERLLVVACMDERIPVESALGLELGDAQVYRNAGGKVTDDVIRSAALTTNFFDTEEIIVVNHTDCGMMSAPDDAVVEGLEAQAGGSLEDVHLDPSLPELDIGDASIADWVRMTDDIDEACAAQVAYLEDHELIPDDVTVTGYVYEVESGELRRPGERVAARVNTRVEE from the coding sequence ATGTCCGCAGACGAGAGCGACCGAGAGGGGAACGTTCACGAACGAGTCGACGCCGCCGCCGACGAACGCGACGACTGGGCGAGACGGCGACGCAAGGGAATTCCGACGGACGAACGACTGCTCGTCGTCGCGTGCATGGACGAGCGAATCCCCGTCGAGTCCGCGTTGGGACTCGAACTCGGCGACGCGCAGGTGTACCGCAACGCCGGCGGAAAAGTCACGGACGACGTGATTCGGAGTGCGGCGCTGACGACGAACTTCTTCGATACCGAGGAGATTATCGTGGTGAACCACACGGACTGCGGCATGATGAGCGCGCCCGACGACGCCGTCGTAGAGGGACTCGAAGCCCAAGCGGGCGGGTCCCTGGAGGACGTGCATCTCGACCCGTCGCTGCCGGAACTCGACATCGGCGACGCGTCGATAGCCGACTGGGTCCGCATGACCGACGACATCGACGAGGCGTGCGCGGCGCAGGTGGCGTACCTCGAAGACCACGAACTGATTCCGGACGACGTGACCGTGACGGGGTACGTCTACGAAGTCGAGAGCGGGGAACTCAGACGCCCGGGCGAACGCGTCGCCGCGCGGGTGAACACGAGAGTCGAGGAGTGA
- a CDS encoding PTS fructose transporter subunit IIB: MKLVAVTSCPTGIAHSQMAAENLEQTADRLGHDIKVEVQGAMGAENELSSGDIAEADAVIVASDTSVSRDRFEGKPLVKGTVKDGVNDAEGLIEKAADLVESGAAETVEVGGDTADADAPEAESASESAADPEPQQQRRRGGDREKGLFARLKKLFS, encoded by the coding sequence ATGAAACTAGTCGCAGTCACGTCCTGTCCGACCGGTATCGCACACAGTCAGATGGCAGCGGAGAACCTCGAACAGACGGCCGACAGACTCGGCCACGACATCAAAGTCGAAGTGCAAGGCGCGATGGGCGCGGAGAACGAACTCAGTAGCGGAGACATCGCCGAGGCGGACGCGGTCATCGTCGCCTCCGACACCTCCGTCTCTCGGGACCGCTTCGAGGGGAAACCGCTCGTGAAGGGAACCGTCAAAGACGGCGTCAACGACGCCGAGGGCCTCATCGAGAAGGCCGCGGACCTCGTAGAGAGCGGAGCGGCCGAAACCGTCGAAGTCGGCGGCGACACAGCAGACGCCGACGCTCCCGAGGCGGAGTCCGCGAGCGAATCCGCGGCCGACCCCGAACCGCAGCAACAACGGCGTCGCGGCGGTGACAGGGAGAAAGGCCTGTTCGCCCGACTGAAAAAACTGTTCTCCTAG
- a CDS encoding MOSC domain-containing protein — MTADADIRGRVEAVWTSPEEGAPMESRESVEAVEGGLRGDRYLLGTGYYSPYDVCQVTFVSAAAIREIREETGIDLSDGRHRRNIVVSVSDLRGLLETTFGVGEAQFRGTRPRPPCAHVERVADEEGVARALGDGRGGICADVVTPGTVRTGDELEVVESDPRTEGRSIIDRLRGEDGENSA; from the coding sequence ATGACCGCAGACGCAGACATCCGCGGACGCGTGGAGGCCGTCTGGACGAGTCCGGAGGAGGGCGCGCCGATGGAGTCCCGCGAGTCGGTGGAGGCGGTGGAGGGCGGACTCCGCGGCGACCGGTACCTCCTCGGAACCGGTTACTACTCGCCCTACGACGTCTGTCAGGTGACGTTCGTCTCGGCGGCGGCCATCCGAGAGATACGCGAGGAGACGGGAATCGACCTCTCGGACGGACGCCACCGACGGAACATCGTCGTGAGCGTCTCCGACCTCCGCGGGTTACTGGAGACGACGTTCGGAGTCGGGGAAGCGCAGTTCCGGGGAACGCGCCCGCGCCCGCCCTGCGCGCACGTCGAACGCGTCGCAGACGAGGAGGGCGTCGCCCGCGCACTCGGCGACGGGCGCGGCGGCATCTGCGCCGACGTGGTGACGCCGGGGACGGTTCGGACGGGCGACGAACTCGAAGTCGTCGAATCCGACCCGCGGACGGAAGGGAGGTCGATCATCGACCGCCTGCGCGGCGAGGACGGCGAGAACTCGGCGTAG
- a CDS encoding DUF7557 family protein — protein MPQITLDEETVSRLDSLRVEDESYDEIVTELINIYEAEEMTLFHGGDEV, from the coding sequence ATGCCGCAGATTACCCTCGACGAAGAGACGGTGTCGCGCCTCGATAGCCTGCGGGTCGAAGACGAGAGTTACGACGAAATCGTGACCGAACTCATCAACATCTACGAGGCAGAGGAGATGACCCTGTTTCACGGCGGCGACGAAGTCTGA
- a CDS encoding ferritin family protein translates to MDGERFRSDVEAAKETELNRLGSQQLLVALTDAELTAERVLDVAAASEHAARETFRGWADDENDADAREAFLEVAQQEDDHLRRVTDELDGKWEADGDAGPMHAYLRGRESTIERIAGGMVGRPLVSLRTHMQLIGFFVNEADERRADVIRDLRAETGDVLADGVELLEANCETDDDWQSAQMVAEYTVQLAYDDYADALRNLGFDPRSVC, encoded by the coding sequence ATGGACGGAGAGCGATTCCGAAGCGACGTCGAGGCGGCGAAGGAGACGGAGTTGAACCGACTCGGCTCCCAGCAGTTGCTCGTCGCGTTGACCGACGCGGAACTGACGGCCGAACGCGTCCTCGACGTGGCGGCGGCGAGCGAACACGCCGCCCGGGAGACGTTCCGCGGGTGGGCCGACGACGAGAACGACGCGGACGCCCGCGAGGCGTTCCTCGAGGTGGCGCAACAGGAAGACGACCACCTCCGCCGGGTGACCGACGAACTCGACGGGAAGTGGGAGGCGGACGGCGACGCGGGGCCGATGCACGCGTACCTCCGCGGGCGAGAGTCGACGATAGAACGCATCGCGGGCGGGATGGTCGGACGCCCGTTAGTGAGCCTCCGGACGCACATGCAGCTTATCGGCTTCTTCGTGAACGAGGCGGACGAACGCCGCGCGGACGTGATACGCGATTTGAGGGCCGAGACGGGAGACGTTCTGGCGGACGGCGTCGAACTCCTCGAAGCGAACTGCGAGACGGACGACGACTGGCAGTCCGCGCAGATGGTCGCCGAGTACACCGTCCAACTCGCCTACGACGACTACGCCGACGCCCTCAGAAATCTCGGGTTCGACCCCCGGTCGGTCTGTTGA
- a CDS encoding HAD family hydrolase, translating to MERYDLVFRLYADYDAESIRDLQDFLDVFPPVDSRTALDYWQDASDELDERKDEIRDAFAAGEEFAEVAARASRDQAFTALDLHSKYDRGVNALVLDVDETLRSAGRTDNEIPRQTLHLLTEFHEAGVPIVICTGQTLENVKGFMIQGLGNELVHSGTFSIVYEAGTGVFTPGHGSRTKKLLYDELDASVREVFDEIRSRVLPQAPDDLRESVHLQGNEFNVTLKPNFDIGSDEAAAVIDRGLVYLVDLLGRAVYNAAEDAADAADAAPADATPEEWARAYYADADPEIATVLDAEDAAPDCDPENVPGVVRSLFERIDVAYYHADAAEIGSLELNKTEGVKAALGVLDVDDPFVLVMGDSKSDLRVMRWAKENNAGIAAAPEHASQEVLDHVRDTDELVYDRGDAASVLRIAYVLNVLDEL from the coding sequence ATGGAGCGGTACGACCTCGTCTTTCGCCTCTACGCCGACTACGACGCCGAGTCGATTCGAGACTTACAGGACTTTCTGGACGTGTTTCCCCCGGTGGATTCCCGGACGGCCCTCGACTACTGGCAGGACGCGAGCGACGAACTAGACGAACGGAAAGACGAGATACGCGACGCCTTCGCCGCGGGCGAGGAGTTCGCCGAGGTGGCGGCGCGGGCGTCGCGCGACCAGGCGTTTACGGCTTTAGACCTCCACTCGAAGTACGACCGTGGCGTGAACGCTCTCGTCTTAGACGTCGACGAGACGCTTCGGTCGGCCGGTCGGACGGACAACGAGATTCCGCGCCAGACGCTTCACCTCCTCACGGAGTTCCACGAGGCGGGCGTCCCAATCGTCATCTGCACCGGCCAGACGTTGGAGAACGTCAAGGGGTTCATGATTCAGGGCCTCGGCAACGAACTCGTCCACTCGGGGACGTTCAGCATCGTCTACGAAGCCGGAACCGGCGTGTTCACGCCCGGACACGGCTCTCGGACGAAGAAACTCCTCTACGACGAGTTGGACGCTTCGGTCCGCGAGGTGTTCGACGAGATTCGCTCGCGCGTCCTCCCGCAGGCGCCCGACGACCTGCGCGAATCGGTCCACCTGCAGGGAAACGAGTTCAACGTCACGCTGAAACCGAACTTCGACATCGGGAGCGACGAGGCGGCGGCGGTCATCGACCGCGGTCTGGTCTACCTCGTGGACCTTCTCGGCCGCGCCGTCTACAACGCCGCCGAGGACGCCGCGGACGCCGCGGACGCCGCCCCCGCGGACGCCACCCCCGAGGAGTGGGCGCGGGCGTACTACGCCGACGCCGACCCGGAGATAGCGACCGTCCTCGACGCCGAGGACGCCGCACCCGACTGCGACCCCGAGAACGTTCCGGGGGTGGTCCGGTCGCTCTTCGAACGCATCGACGTGGCGTACTACCACGCTGACGCGGCCGAAATCGGCTCGCTCGAACTCAACAAGACCGAGGGCGTGAAGGCCGCTCTCGGCGTTCTGGACGTCGACGACCCGTTCGTCCTCGTGATGGGCGACAGCAAATCCGACCTCCGCGTGATGCGGTGGGCCAAAGAGAACAACGCCGGCATCGCCGCCGCGCCGGAACACGCCTCTCAGGAGGTTCTCGACCACGTCCGAGACACCGACGAACTCGTCTACGACCGCGGCGACGCCGCGTCGGTGCTCCGCATCGCCTACGTGTTGAACGTCCTCGACGAACTCTGA
- a CDS encoding 2Fe-2S iron-sulfur cluster-binding protein, with product MTEYTVEFVGTGETIEVSDKQTILKACIDEGIAQEYSCRVGMCLACSAEIVEGDVTQPAARGLTDEEAEEFALTCMARPQSDLKLDRGVYPPSIEDDAASSAAAADDD from the coding sequence ATGACCGAGTACACCGTCGAGTTCGTCGGGACGGGCGAGACCATCGAAGTGTCCGACAAACAGACCATCCTCAAAGCCTGTATCGACGAGGGAATCGCACAGGAGTACTCCTGTCGCGTCGGCATGTGTCTGGCCTGTTCGGCCGAAATCGTCGAGGGCGACGTGACCCAACCGGCCGCCCGAGGGCTGACGGACGAGGAAGCAGAGGAGTTCGCTCTGACCTGCATGGCGCGCCCCCAAAGCGACCTGAAACTCGACCGCGGCGTCTACCCCCCGAGCATCGAGGACGACGCCGCCTCGTCTGCCGCCGCGGCCGACGACGACTGA
- a CDS encoding mandelate racemase/muconate lactonizing enzyme family protein, with the protein MSRDYSELHDPNAEYTMRELSADTMGVTGERGGSRDVEITDVQTTMIDGNFPWTLVRVYTDAGVVGTGEAYWGAGVPELIERMKPFVVGENPLDIDRLFEHLVQKMSGEGSVEGVTVTAISGIEIALHDLAGKILDVPAYQLLGGKYRDEVRVYCDCHTEEEADPEACADEAERVVEELGYDALKFDLDVPSGHEKDRANRHLRPGEVRHKAEIVEKVTERVKDRADVAFDCHWTFSANSAQRLANAIEDYDVWWLEDPVPPENLEVQEQVTKSTITPITVGENRYRVTEERRLIENQAVDIVAPDLPKVGGMRETRKIADVANQYYIPVAMHNVSSPIATMASAQVGAAIPNSLAVEYHSYELDWWSDLVEETVIEDGHIEIPEKPGLGLTLDMDVVEEKMVTGETLFDEA; encoded by the coding sequence ATGAGCAGAGACTACTCGGAGCTTCACGACCCGAACGCGGAGTACACGATGCGGGAACTCTCCGCCGATACGATGGGCGTCACCGGCGAACGGGGCGGAAGCCGCGACGTCGAGATTACCGACGTCCAGACGACGATGATAGACGGCAACTTCCCGTGGACGCTGGTCCGCGTCTACACCGACGCGGGCGTCGTCGGCACCGGCGAAGCCTACTGGGGCGCGGGCGTCCCGGAACTCATCGAACGGATGAAGCCGTTCGTCGTCGGGGAGAACCCCCTCGACATCGACCGCCTCTTCGAACACCTCGTCCAGAAGATGTCGGGTGAGGGGTCGGTCGAGGGCGTCACCGTCACGGCCATCTCGGGCATCGAAATCGCGCTTCACGACCTCGCGGGCAAGATTCTCGACGTCCCCGCCTACCAACTGCTCGGCGGGAAGTACCGCGACGAAGTTCGCGTCTACTGCGACTGCCACACCGAAGAAGAGGCCGACCCCGAAGCGTGCGCCGACGAGGCCGAACGCGTCGTCGAGGAACTCGGTTACGACGCCCTGAAGTTCGACCTCGACGTGCCCTCGGGCCACGAGAAGGACCGCGCGAACCGCCACCTCCGCCCCGGCGAGGTCCGTCACAAGGCCGAAATCGTCGAGAAGGTGACGGAGCGAGTCAAAGACCGCGCGGACGTGGCGTTCGACTGTCACTGGACGTTCTCGGCGAACTCCGCACAACGCCTCGCGAACGCCATCGAGGACTACGACGTCTGGTGGCTCGAAGACCCCGTCCCGCCGGAGAACCTCGAAGTCCAAGAGCAGGTCACGAAGTCCACCATCACGCCCATCACGGTCGGCGAGAACCGCTACCGGGTCACCGAGGAACGCCGCCTCATCGAGAACCAAGCGGTGGACATCGTCGCGCCGGACCTGCCGAAGGTCGGCGGCATGCGCGAGACGCGGAAGATAGCCGACGTCGCGAACCAGTACTACATCCCCGTCGCGATGCACAACGTCTCGTCGCCCATCGCGACGATGGCGTCCGCGCAGGTCGGCGCGGCCATCCCCAACTCGCTGGCCGTCGAGTACCACTCGTACGAACTCGACTGGTGGTCGGACCTCGTCGAGGAGACGGTCATAGAGGACGGCCACATCGAGATTCCGGAGAAACCCGGTCTCGGACTGACGCTCGACATGGACGTCGTCGAAGAGAAGATGGTCACGGGCGAAACGCTGTTCGACGAAGCGTAA
- a CDS encoding acetamidase/formamidase family protein: MSSDDHTVDRELSDDDENVHHVWDNSLDPVATVEPGDVVRFECRDALDGQVGRDGTVDDLVNVDLDPVHPLTGPVYVEGAEPGDVLAVELLDFEHKGWGYTGFLPGEMGLGLLPDDFDEGGLHVWGFDGDTAAFVDGIEIPLDPFPGIIGTAPGEAGEHDTLPPRDTGGNVDVKHMTEGSTVYLPVEVEGALFSTGDCHAAQGDGEVSVTGVEAPMFVTARFDVLTDKSIEQPEVETTGPFTPTGADEPMYATTGIADDLMDATKKAVRHMITHLESERGLTRGEAYILCSVAVDLKVSQVVDAPNWTVTAYLPESIFP; encoded by the coding sequence ATGTCCTCCGACGACCACACGGTAGACCGCGAACTGAGCGACGACGACGAGAACGTCCACCACGTCTGGGACAACAGTCTCGACCCGGTGGCGACGGTCGAACCCGGCGACGTGGTCCGTTTCGAGTGCCGCGACGCACTCGACGGTCAGGTCGGGCGCGACGGGACCGTAGACGACCTCGTGAACGTGGACCTCGACCCGGTTCACCCACTCACCGGCCCAGTCTACGTCGAAGGCGCAGAACCCGGCGACGTTCTCGCCGTCGAACTTCTCGACTTCGAGCACAAAGGCTGGGGGTACACGGGCTTTCTCCCCGGCGAGATGGGCCTCGGCCTCCTCCCCGATGACTTCGACGAGGGCGGCCTCCACGTCTGGGGGTTCGACGGCGACACGGCGGCGTTCGTCGACGGCATCGAGATACCGCTGGACCCGTTCCCCGGAATCATCGGCACCGCGCCCGGCGAGGCGGGCGAACACGACACGCTTCCGCCTCGGGACACCGGCGGCAACGTGGACGTGAAACACATGACTGAGGGGTCGACGGTGTACCTCCCGGTCGAAGTCGAGGGTGCCCTGTTCTCGACGGGCGACTGCCACGCCGCGCAGGGGGACGGCGAGGTGTCCGTCACGGGCGTCGAAGCGCCGATGTTCGTCACCGCGCGGTTCGACGTTCTGACGGACAAGTCCATCGAGCAACCGGAGGTGGAGACGACGGGGCCGTTCACGCCGACGGGCGCGGACGAACCGATGTACGCCACCACCGGCATCGCCGACGACCTGATGGACGCGACGAAGAAAGCGGTTCGACACATGATAACTCACCTCGAATCCGAACGCGGCCTGACGCGCGGGGAGGCGTACATCCTCTGTTCGGTCGCGGTGGACCTGAAGGTGAGTCAGGTCGTCGACGCGCCGAACTGGACGGTGACGGCGTACCTCCCCGAGAGCATCTTCCCCTGA
- a CDS encoding DUF5799 family protein yields the protein MSDWTDSIVGDRMTVDREFNDRVNGSEFTRQEWGLIMTATEFEIENASDPEEARIVADTEKLPQIMPELDNVRSQMAQMGGSPGSGGGGGGGGGSGGGLFDSIKGALGLGGGGGADKERLEAAERLVQEYADELQTHLESRGKWDQVRIAYQE from the coding sequence ATGAGCGATTGGACCGACAGCATCGTCGGCGACCGGATGACGGTCGACAGGGAGTTCAACGACCGAGTCAACGGGTCGGAGTTCACTCGCCAAGAGTGGGGCCTCATCATGACGGCGACGGAGTTCGAGATAGAGAACGCCTCCGACCCCGAGGAGGCGCGAATCGTCGCCGACACCGAGAAACTACCGCAGATAATGCCCGAACTGGACAACGTCCGTTCGCAGATGGCGCAGATGGGGGGGTCCCCCGGCAGTGGGGGTGGAGGTGGGGGTGGCGGCGGTTCCGGCGGAGGACTGTTCGACTCCATCAAGGGGGCACTCGGACTCGGCGGCGGGGGCGGTGCCGACAAAGAGAGACTGGAGGCGGCGGAGCGACTCGTCCAAGAGTACGCCGACGAACTGCAGACCCACCTCGAAAGCCGCGGCAAGTGGGACCAGGTCCGAATCGCGTATCAAGAGTGA
- a CDS encoding MBL fold metallo-hydrolase — MTPEELHRAIERGDSVRLLDVRNREEYDSWHVSGDSVETSVVPYARFMTADVQGTVGTLASEHDLSETERTVVVCGRGEASDYVAELLRDEGFDAENLERGMRGWARVYVASELSAAADGTERSSVAHSPSGGATVLQYRRPSSGCLSYLVVSDGEAAVVDPLRAFADRYVEDARERGAELRYALDTHVHADHVSGVRDVADLTGADVVVPEGARERGLTYDGADEYDVRVVADGAEIRVGDATLTAVGAPGHTSEMTAYRLSDLLFSGDSLFVESVARPDLEAGDEGAPAAARRLHRTLTETYAAFDDEMTVAPGHYSDAADAAADGTYAATLGTLRGRLSALSMDEEAFVAHVLENMPPRPANYETLVAANLGREAVDDEEAFELELGPNNCAATA, encoded by the coding sequence ATGACTCCCGAGGAACTTCACCGAGCGATAGAACGCGGCGACTCGGTTCGCCTCCTCGACGTTCGGAACCGAGAGGAGTACGACTCGTGGCACGTCTCCGGGGACTCGGTCGAGACGTCCGTCGTTCCCTACGCCCGGTTCATGACGGCCGACGTGCAGGGGACCGTCGGGACCCTCGCGTCCGAACACGACCTGTCGGAGACGGAGCGAACAGTCGTCGTCTGCGGCCGCGGGGAGGCGAGCGACTACGTCGCGGAACTCCTCCGAGACGAGGGGTTCGACGCCGAGAACCTCGAACGGGGGATGCGCGGATGGGCGCGCGTCTACGTCGCGAGCGAACTGTCCGCGGCGGCGGACGGAACCGAGCGGAGTTCGGTTGCTCACAGCCCGTCCGGCGGCGCGACGGTGCTCCAGTACCGGCGGCCGTCGAGCGGATGCCTCTCCTACCTCGTCGTCTCCGACGGGGAGGCGGCCGTCGTGGACCCCCTTCGGGCTTTCGCCGACAGGTACGTCGAAGACGCCCGCGAACGCGGTGCGGAACTCCGATACGCCCTCGACACGCACGTCCACGCCGACCACGTCAGCGGCGTCCGGGACGTGGCGGACCTGACGGGCGCGGACGTCGTCGTTCCGGAGGGTGCCCGCGAGAGGGGCCTCACCTACGACGGCGCCGACGAGTACGACGTTCGAGTCGTCGCGGACGGCGCGGAGATTCGCGTCGGGGACGCGACGCTCACCGCCGTCGGCGCGCCCGGACACACCTCCGAGATGACGGCGTACCGGCTCTCGGACCTGCTTTTCTCCGGCGACAGCCTCTTCGTCGAGAGCGTCGCCCGCCCCGATTTAGAGGCGGGCGACGAGGGCGCACCCGCCGCCGCACGGCGACTCCACCGCACCCTGACTGAGACGTACGCGGCGTTCGACGACGAGATGACCGTCGCGCCCGGCCACTACAGCGACGCCGCGGACGCCGCCGCCGACGGGACGTACGCGGCGACGCTCGGAACGCTTCGCGGGAGACTGTCGGCGCTCTCGATGGACGAGGAGGCGTTCGTCGCGCACGTCCTCGAAAACATGCCGCCGCGGCCCGCCAACTACGAGACGCTCGTAGCGGCGAACCTCGGCCGCGAGGCGGTGGACGACGAGGAGGCGTTCGAGTTGGAACTCGGCCCGAACAACTGCGCCGCGACGGCCTAG